In Nitrospirota bacterium, a genomic segment contains:
- the hisH gene encoding imidazole glycerol phosphate synthase subunit HisH: MSSIAIIDYGMGNLRSVEKAFECVGHNAFIANKPDDVLNASHVVLPGVGGFPECMKNLRASGMMDSVYRSVETGKPFLGICLGLQVLFTESEEFGSHKGLDILKGRVVRFSPEIGLKVPHIGWNEIMISKEIPVLKGIPDNSYVYFVHSYYVVPSDTAITATVSDYGGSFVSGVCKDNIFACQFHPEKSQDVGLKILKNFGDIK; the protein is encoded by the coding sequence ATGAGTTCGATTGCGATTATAGATTACGGGATGGGGAACCTCAGGAGTGTTGAGAAGGCATTTGAATGTGTAGGTCATAATGCCTTTATAGCTAATAAACCTGATGATGTATTGAATGCATCTCATGTTGTACTGCCCGGTGTCGGCGGGTTCCCTGAATGTATGAAGAATCTGAGGGCATCAGGTATGATGGACTCAGTGTATAGAAGTGTCGAAACCGGGAAACCGTTTTTAGGGATATGTCTCGGGCTTCAGGTTCTATTTACTGAAAGCGAAGAGTTCGGAAGTCATAAAGGACTGGACATATTGAAAGGCCGTGTTGTCAGGTTCAGCCCGGAGATAGGACTTAAAGTGCCTCATATAGGTTGGAATGAGATTATGATTTCTAAAGAAATCCCGGTGTTAAAAGGAATACCTGATAATTCTTATGTCTATTTTGTTCACTCGTACTATGTTGTTCCTTCTGATACTGCTATAACAGCAACTGTGTCTGATTATGGGGGGAGTTTTGTATCGGGTGTTTGTAAAGATAATATCTTTGCCTGCCAGTTCCATCCTGAAAAGAGTCAGGATGTCGGGCTGAAGATTCTGAAAAATTTTGGAGACATTAAATGA